A window from Streptomyces subrutilus encodes these proteins:
- the dop gene encoding depupylase/deamidase Dop: MTVRRVMGIETEYGISVPGHPNANAMLTSSQIVNAYAAAMHRARRARWDFEEENPLRDARGFDLAREAADNSQLTDEDIGLANVILTNGARLYVDHAHPEYSSPEITNPLDAVLWDKAGERIMAEAAVRAAQLPGAQPIHLYKNNTDNKGASYGTHENYLMKRETPFSDIVRHLTPFFVSRQVVTGAGRVGIGQDGREHGFQISQRADYFEVEVGLETTLKRPIINTRDEPHSDAEKYRRLHVIIGDANLSEISTYLKLGTTALVLSMIEDGFINVDLAVDQPVRTLHQVSHDPDLGHLITLRSGRTLTAVQLQMEYFELARKYVEERFGSDVDEQTADVLTRWEDVLGRLETDPMSLSGELDWIAKRELLEGYRRRDGLEWDAARLHLVDLQYADVRPEKGLYNRLVARGKMKRLLDEPAVERARSKPPEDTRAYFRGRCLEQYADDVAAASWDSVIFDLPGHDSLQRVPTLEPLRGTRAHVKELLDRCRTAEELVQVLSGR, encoded by the coding sequence ATGACCGTACGGCGAGTAATGGGGATCGAGACGGAGTACGGGATCTCCGTCCCCGGGCACCCGAACGCCAATGCCATGCTCACCTCGTCCCAGATCGTCAACGCCTACGCGGCGGCGATGCACCGGGCGCGACGCGCCCGCTGGGACTTCGAGGAGGAGAATCCGCTGCGGGACGCCCGCGGCTTCGACCTCGCCCGCGAGGCCGCAGACAACAGCCAGCTGACCGACGAGGACATCGGCCTCGCCAACGTGATCCTCACCAACGGCGCCCGGCTCTACGTGGACCACGCCCACCCCGAGTACAGCTCGCCCGAGATCACCAACCCGCTCGACGCCGTGCTCTGGGACAAGGCCGGCGAGCGGATCATGGCCGAGGCGGCCGTACGGGCGGCCCAGCTGCCCGGCGCCCAGCCGATCCACCTCTACAAGAACAACACCGACAACAAGGGCGCCTCCTACGGCACGCACGAGAACTACCTGATGAAGCGGGAGACCCCCTTCTCGGACATCGTGCGCCACCTCACGCCCTTCTTCGTCTCCCGCCAGGTGGTCACCGGCGCGGGACGCGTGGGCATCGGCCAGGACGGCCGCGAGCACGGCTTCCAGATCAGCCAGCGCGCGGACTACTTCGAGGTCGAGGTGGGCCTGGAGACCACCCTCAAGCGGCCCATCATCAACACCCGCGACGAGCCCCACTCCGACGCCGAGAAGTACCGCCGGCTCCACGTGATCATCGGCGACGCCAACCTCTCCGAGATCTCCACCTACCTCAAGCTCGGCACGACGGCGCTGGTCCTGTCCATGATCGAGGACGGGTTCATCAACGTCGACCTGGCCGTGGACCAGCCCGTCCGCACCCTGCACCAGGTCTCCCACGACCCCGACCTCGGTCACCTGATCACCCTGCGCAGCGGGCGCACCCTGACCGCGGTGCAGCTCCAGATGGAGTACTTCGAGCTGGCCAGGAAGTACGTCGAGGAGCGGTTCGGGTCGGACGTGGACGAGCAGACCGCGGACGTGCTCACCCGCTGGGAGGACGTGCTGGGCCGGCTGGAGACCGATCCGATGAGCCTGTCCGGCGAACTGGACTGGATCGCGAAGCGGGAGCTGCTGGAGGGCTACCGGCGCCGGGACGGCCTGGAGTGGGACGCGGCCCGGCTGCACCTGGTGGACCTCCAGTACGCGGACGTGCGCCCCGAGAAGGGCCTGTACAACCGTCTGGTGGCCCGCGGCAAGATGAAGCGGCTGCTGGACGAGCCGGCGGTCGAGCGGGCCCGGAGCAAGCCGCCGGAGGACACCCGGGCCTATTTCCGCGGCCGCTGCCTGGAGCAGTACGCGGACGACGTGGCGGCGGCCTCGTGGGACTCGGTGATCTTCGACCTGCCGGGCCACGACTCGCTCCAGCGGGTCCCCACGCTGGAGCCGCTGCGCGGTACGCGGGCCCACGTGAAGGAGCTGCTGGACCGGTGCCGCACGGCGGAGGAGCTGGTGCAGGTGCTTTCGGGCCGCTGA
- a CDS encoding response regulator, with protein MAIRVLLVDDQPLLRTGFRMILEAEQELAVVGEAGDGLQALDQVRALQPDVVLMDIRMPRMDGVEATRQITGPGRDGPAKVLVLTTFDLDEYVVEALRAGASGFLLKDAPANELVQAIRVVAAGEAMLAPSITRRLLDKYAGHLPSGEDSVPDALGTLTEREVEVLKLVARGLSNAEIAADLFVSETTVKTHVGHVLTKLGLRDRVQAAVYAYESGLVRPGAQ; from the coding sequence GTGGCGATCCGCGTCCTGCTGGTCGACGACCAGCCACTGCTGCGCACCGGTTTCCGGATGATCCTGGAGGCCGAGCAGGAACTGGCGGTGGTGGGTGAGGCGGGGGACGGCCTCCAGGCGCTGGACCAGGTGCGGGCGCTCCAGCCCGACGTGGTGCTGATGGACATCCGGATGCCGCGGATGGACGGGGTCGAGGCGACCCGGCAGATCACCGGGCCGGGCCGGGACGGTCCGGCGAAGGTGCTGGTGCTGACCACGTTCGATCTGGACGAGTACGTGGTGGAGGCGCTGCGGGCGGGGGCGAGCGGGTTCCTGCTGAAGGACGCGCCGGCCAACGAGCTGGTGCAGGCGATCCGGGTGGTCGCGGCGGGCGAGGCGATGCTCGCGCCGAGCATCACGCGGCGGCTGCTGGACAAGTACGCGGGGCACCTGCCGTCGGGTGAGGACAGCGTTCCGGACGCGTTGGGAACGCTGACGGAGCGCGAGGTCGAGGTGTTGAAGCTGGTGGCCCGGGGGCTGTCGAACGCCGAGATCGCCGCGGACCTGTTCGTGAGCGAGACCACGGTCAAGACGCACGTGGGCCACGTGCTGACGAAGCTGGGGCTGCGCGACCGGGTGCAGGCGGCGGTGTACGCGTACGAGAGCGGCCTGGTGCGGCCGGGGGCCCAGTAG
- a CDS encoding ferredoxin gives MTVQHEAPTGTAGGTGEPLEVWIDQDLCTGDGICAQYAPEVFELDIDGLAYVKSGDDELLQEAGATTPVPLTLLQDVVDSAKECPGDCIHVRRVSDRVEVFGPDAE, from the coding sequence ATGACCGTGCAGCACGAGGCTCCGACGGGCACCGCCGGTGGGACCGGCGAGCCGCTTGAGGTCTGGATCGACCAGGACCTCTGCACCGGGGACGGCATCTGCGCGCAGTACGCGCCGGAGGTGTTCGAGCTGGACATCGACGGTCTGGCGTACGTGAAGAGCGGGGACGACGAGCTGCTGCAGGAGGCGGGGGCGACGACTCCGGTTCCGCTGACGCTGCTCCAGGACGTGGTGGACTCGGCGAAGGAATGTCCGGGCGACTGCATTCACGTAAGGCGCGTTTCGGACAGGGTGGAAGTGTTCGGCCCCGACGCCGAGTGA
- the prcB gene encoding proteasome subunit beta — MEANNLGTGRLPAAFLTPGSSSFMDFLGAHSPDMLPGNRKLPEGVVEAPHGTTIVAATFPGGVVLAGDRRATMGNMIAQRDIEKVFPADEYSAVGIAGTAGLAVEMVKLFQLELEHFEKVEGATLSLEGKANRLSTMIRSNLGMAMQGLAVVPLFAGYDEAKEKGRIFSYDVTGGRSEEHGYAATGSGSIFARGSMKKLYRPDLTEEQATTLVVQALYDAADDDSATGGPDLYRHIYPIVTVITDEGFRRLTDAQSQELARTVTNRRLEQPDGPRAALL; from the coding sequence GTGGAAGCCAACAATCTTGGCACGGGGCGTCTACCGGCAGCCTTCCTGACGCCGGGGTCGTCGTCGTTCATGGACTTCCTGGGCGCGCACTCGCCCGACATGCTCCCGGGCAACCGCAAGCTGCCCGAGGGCGTCGTCGAGGCGCCGCACGGGACGACCATCGTGGCCGCCACCTTCCCCGGCGGGGTCGTGCTCGCCGGTGACCGGCGGGCGACCATGGGCAACATGATCGCGCAGCGGGACATCGAGAAGGTGTTCCCGGCCGACGAGTACTCCGCCGTGGGCATCGCCGGCACGGCCGGCCTGGCCGTGGAGATGGTCAAGCTGTTCCAGCTGGAGCTGGAGCACTTCGAGAAGGTGGAGGGGGCGACCCTTTCGCTGGAGGGCAAGGCGAACCGCCTGTCCACCATGATCCGGAGCAATCTGGGCATGGCGATGCAGGGCCTGGCCGTCGTCCCGCTCTTCGCGGGGTACGACGAGGCGAAGGAGAAGGGCCGGATCTTCTCCTACGACGTGACCGGCGGCCGCTCCGAGGAGCACGGCTACGCGGCCACCGGTTCCGGTTCGATCTTCGCCCGGGGCTCCATGAAGAAGCTCTACCGTCCCGACCTGACGGAGGAGCAGGCCACCACCCTGGTCGTGCAGGCGCTGTACGACGCCGCCGACGACGACTCGGCGACCGGCGGCCCGGACCTGTACCGGCACATCTACCCCATCGTCACCGTCATCACCGACGAGGGCTTCCGCAGGCTGACCGACGCGCAGTCGCAGGAACTGGCCCGTACGGTCACCAACCGCCGCCTGGAGCAGCCGGACGGCCCGCGCGCCGCCCTGCTCTGA
- a CDS encoding RecB family exonuclease: MTTSSGAVPGAADADAVRVAAAPTSLSPSRAGDFMQCPLLYRFRVIDRLPEKPSAAATRGTLVHAVLERLFDHPAQERTAPRAKALVPGQWERLLESKPELSELFPRDDGGAGLAQWLTEAEALVDRWFTLEDPTRLEPVEREFFVETELESGLRLRGIIDRVDVAPTGEVRIVDYKTGKAPRPQYAEGALFQMKFYALVVWRLKRVVPRRLQLVYLGSGDVLTYDPVVEDLERVERKLLALWEAIREATETGDWRPRPTKLCGWCDHRAVCPEFGGTPPVYPLALSVPAARSAGGEDGPADGAAVAREGAVRPAEG, encoded by the coding sequence ATGACGACGAGCTCCGGTGCCGTGCCAGGCGCAGCCGATGCCGACGCGGTGCGGGTGGCCGCGGCGCCCACCTCGCTGTCCCCTTCGCGGGCCGGCGATTTCATGCAGTGTCCCTTGCTGTACCGGTTCCGGGTGATCGACAGGTTGCCGGAGAAGCCCAGTGCGGCGGCTACCCGGGGGACGCTGGTGCATGCGGTGCTGGAGCGGCTCTTCGACCATCCGGCGCAGGAGCGGACGGCGCCGCGGGCGAAGGCCTTGGTCCCCGGGCAGTGGGAGCGGCTGCTGGAGTCGAAGCCGGAGCTGTCGGAGCTGTTCCCGCGGGACGACGGCGGGGCCGGGCTGGCGCAGTGGCTGACGGAGGCCGAGGCGCTGGTGGACCGCTGGTTCACGCTGGAGGACCCGACGCGGCTGGAGCCGGTGGAGCGGGAGTTCTTCGTGGAGACGGAGCTGGAGTCGGGGCTGCGGCTGCGCGGGATCATCGACCGGGTGGACGTGGCGCCGACGGGCGAGGTGCGGATCGTCGACTACAAGACGGGCAAGGCGCCGCGGCCGCAGTACGCGGAGGGCGCGCTGTTCCAGATGAAGTTCTACGCGCTGGTGGTGTGGCGGCTCAAGCGGGTGGTGCCGCGCCGGCTGCAGCTGGTGTACCTGGGCAGTGGGGACGTGCTGACGTACGACCCGGTGGTGGAGGACCTGGAGCGGGTGGAGCGCAAGCTGCTCGCGCTGTGGGAGGCCATCCGGGAGGCGACGGAGACGGGTGACTGGCGGCCTCGGCCGACGAAGCTCTGCGGCTGGTGCGATCACCGTGCGGTGTGTCCGGAGTTCGGCGGCACTCCCCCGGTGTACCCGCTGGCGTTGTCCGTGCCCGCGGCGCGGTCGGCCGGCGGGGAGGACGGCCCGGCGGACGGCGCGGCGGTGGCGCGGGAGGGGGCGGTGCGCCCGGCGGAGGGCTGA
- a CDS encoding LacI family DNA-binding transcriptional regulator: MTRPTSRDVATAAGVSQATVSLVLGDKWRGRVSERTAGLVREAAAALGYRPNLAARNLRLGSTRTALLVVPALTNEFFARVYTGAARVAAAHGFGVVLYPSPDGTGPARDPFASARAALDGVIASSMAADALDALGGDGLPLVMLDSDPASGAAAAHVNLAMADGMRQVTAHLLAHGHRRFLHLASAVDSWTFDVRAEALSALLGPSAGLRTVRAPLTVNGARTAMEAALAAPRDRPTAVICDDDILAAGACKAARRLGLRVPEDLSVTGFDDLALATAVEPELTTVHLPAEQVGEQGMSALLAVLDGAPWDAPDIPVRLVVRESSGPAPTTA; this comes from the coding sequence GTGACGAGACCCACCAGCCGGGACGTGGCCACCGCCGCCGGGGTCTCCCAGGCCACCGTCTCCCTCGTGCTCGGCGACAAGTGGCGCGGCCGCGTCTCCGAACGCACCGCCGGACTCGTCCGCGAGGCCGCCGCCGCCCTCGGCTACCGGCCGAACCTCGCCGCCCGCAACCTGCGCCTCGGCTCCACCCGCACCGCCCTCCTCGTCGTCCCCGCCCTCACCAACGAGTTCTTCGCCCGCGTCTACACCGGCGCCGCCCGCGTCGCCGCCGCCCACGGCTTCGGCGTCGTCCTCTACCCCTCCCCCGACGGCACCGGCCCCGCCCGCGACCCCTTCGCCTCCGCCCGCGCGGCCCTCGACGGCGTCATCGCCTCCTCCATGGCCGCCGACGCCCTCGACGCCCTCGGCGGCGACGGACTGCCCCTCGTCATGCTCGACAGCGACCCCGCCTCCGGCGCCGCGGCCGCCCACGTCAACCTCGCCATGGCCGACGGCATGCGCCAGGTCACCGCACACCTCCTCGCCCACGGCCACCGGCGCTTCCTGCACCTCGCCTCCGCCGTCGACTCCTGGACCTTCGACGTCCGCGCCGAGGCCCTCAGCGCCCTCCTGGGCCCCTCCGCCGGGCTGCGCACCGTACGGGCCCCCCTCACCGTGAACGGCGCCCGTACGGCCATGGAGGCCGCCCTGGCGGCCCCCCGGGACCGGCCCACCGCCGTCATCTGCGACGACGACATCCTCGCCGCCGGCGCCTGCAAGGCCGCCCGCCGCCTCGGCCTGCGCGTCCCCGAGGACCTCTCCGTCACCGGCTTCGACGACCTCGCCCTGGCCACGGCCGTGGAACCCGAGCTCACCACCGTGCACCTCCCCGCCGAACAGGTCGGCGAACAGGGCATGTCCGCCCTCCTCGCCGTCCTCGACGGCGCCCCCTGGGACGCCCCCGACATCCCCGTGCGCCTCGTCGTCCGCGAGTCCTCCGGCCCCGCCCCCACCACCGCCTGA
- the prcA gene encoding proteasome subunit alpha, with protein sequence MSTPFYVSPQQAMADRAEYARKGIARGRSLVVLQYADGIVFVGENPSRALHKFSEIYDRIGFAAAGKYNEYENLRIGGVRYADLRGYTYDRDDVTARGLANVYAQTLGTIFSSAGEKPYEVELVVAEVGATAAGDQIYRLPHDGSIVDEHGSVAVGGNAEQISTFLDQRHQDGMTLAEALKLAVQALSSQANGAEKAIPVERLEVAVLDRTRAQQRKFKRIRGRQLARLLEADVPAAAQADAVSNDEAPEDDAE encoded by the coding sequence GTGTCGACTCCGTTCTATGTGTCACCCCAGCAGGCCATGGCCGACCGGGCGGAATACGCCCGGAAGGGCATCGCGCGAGGTCGCAGCCTTGTCGTGCTGCAGTACGCCGACGGCATCGTGTTCGTCGGCGAGAACCCGTCCCGCGCGCTGCACAAGTTCAGCGAGATCTACGACCGGATCGGCTTCGCGGCCGCCGGCAAGTACAACGAGTACGAGAACCTGCGGATCGGGGGTGTGCGCTACGCGGACCTGCGCGGGTACACCTACGACCGCGACGACGTGACGGCCCGCGGGTTGGCGAACGTCTACGCCCAGACGCTGGGCACCATCTTCTCCTCGGCCGGCGAGAAGCCGTACGAGGTGGAGCTGGTGGTGGCGGAGGTCGGGGCGACCGCCGCGGGCGACCAGATCTACCGGCTGCCGCACGACGGGTCGATCGTGGACGAGCACGGTTCGGTCGCGGTCGGCGGGAACGCGGAGCAGATCAGCACCTTCCTCGACCAGCGGCACCAGGACGGGATGACCCTGGCCGAGGCGCTGAAGCTGGCGGTGCAGGCGCTGTCGAGCCAGGCGAACGGCGCGGAGAAGGCGATTCCGGTCGAGCGGCTGGAGGTGGCGGTGCTGGACCGGACGCGTGCGCAGCAGCGGAAGTTCAAGCGCATCCGGGGCCGGCAGCTGGCCCGGCTGCTGGAGGCGGACGTTCCGGCGGCCGCGCAGGCGGACGCGGTGTCGAACGACGAGGCGCCGGAGGACGACGCCGAGTAG
- a CDS encoding tRNA (adenine-N1)-methyltransferase has translation MSEPTGAARRRGPFEVGDQVQLTDPKGRHYTFTLEAGKNFHTHKGSFPHDELIGAPEGSVVRTTGNVAYLALRPLLPDYVLSMPRGAAVVYPKDAGQILAFADIFPGARVVEAGVGSGSLSSFLLRAIGDQGMLHSYERRADFAEIATANVERYFGGPHPAWQLTVGDLQDNLSDTDVDRVILDMLAPWECLEAVSKALVPGGILCCYVATTTQLARTVESIREFGCYAEPQPWESMIRNWHVEGLAVRPDHRMIGHTGFLVTARRLADGVEPPLRRRRPSKGAYGEDYDGPGSDRSA, from the coding sequence ATGTCCGAACCGACCGGTGCCGCCCGCCGACGCGGGCCCTTCGAGGTCGGGGACCAGGTTCAGCTCACCGACCCCAAGGGCCGCCACTACACGTTCACGCTCGAAGCCGGGAAGAATTTCCACACCCACAAGGGTTCCTTCCCGCACGACGAGCTGATCGGTGCTCCCGAGGGCAGTGTTGTCCGTACCACGGGCAACGTCGCGTACCTCGCGCTGCGTCCCCTGCTCCCCGACTATGTCCTGTCCATGCCCCGCGGTGCCGCCGTGGTCTACCCCAAGGACGCGGGCCAGATCCTGGCCTTCGCCGACATCTTCCCCGGCGCCCGCGTCGTGGAGGCAGGTGTGGGCTCCGGCTCCCTGAGCAGCTTCCTGCTGCGCGCCATCGGCGACCAGGGCATGCTCCACAGCTACGAGCGCCGCGCGGACTTCGCCGAGATCGCCACCGCCAACGTCGAGCGCTACTTCGGCGGCCCGCACCCGGCGTGGCAGCTGACCGTGGGCGACCTCCAGGACAACCTGTCCGACACGGACGTCGACCGCGTGATCCTCGACATGCTCGCCCCCTGGGAGTGCCTGGAGGCCGTCTCCAAGGCCCTGGTCCCCGGCGGCATCCTGTGCTGCTACGTGGCCACCACCACCCAGCTCGCCCGCACCGTCGAGTCCATCCGCGAGTTCGGCTGCTACGCCGAGCCGCAGCCGTGGGAATCGATGATCCGCAACTGGCACGTCGAGGGCCTCGCCGTCCGTCCGGACCACCGGATGATCGGCCACACCGGCTTCCTCGTCACCGCCCGCCGCCTCGCGGACGGCGTCGAGCCCCCGCTGCGCCGCCGCCGCCCCTCCAAGGGCGCGTACGGCGAGGACTACGACGGCCCCGGCAGCGACCGCTCCGCCTAG
- the arc gene encoding proteasome ATPase produces the protein MAAHDDDINRGIRPGRGSEDPAGQVAFLEQEIAVLRRKLADSPRHTRILEERIVELQTNLAGVSAQNERLANTLREARDQIVALKEEVDRLAQPPAGFGVFLQANEDGTVDIFTGGRKLRVNVSPSVEPEELRRGQEVMLNEALNVVEAMAYERAGDIVTLKEILEDGERALVVGHTDEERVVRLAEPLLDVTIRPGDSLLLEPRSGYVYEIVPKSEVEDLVLEEVPDIDYDKIGGLGDQIELIRDAVELPYLYPDLFKEHELRPPKGILLYGPPGCGKTLIAKAVANSLAKKVAEVTGQPAGKSYFLNIKGPELLNKYVGETERHIRLVFQRAREKASEGTPVIVFFDEMESLFRTRGSGVSSDVENTIVPQLLAEIDGVEGLENVIVIGASNREDMIDPAILRPGRLDVKIKIERPGAEAAKDIFAKYLKASLPLHTDDLSEHQGSTAETVHGMIQTVVEQMYAETEENRFLEVTYANGDKEVLYFKDFNSGAMIQNIVDRAKKMAIKAFLEHDQKGLRVAHLLQACVDEFKENEDLPNTTNPDDWARISGKKGERIVFIRTLVTGKQGADTGRSIDTVANTGQYL, from the coding sequence GTGGCAGCCCACGACGACGACATCAACCGCGGCATCCGGCCCGGGCGAGGGTCTGAAGACCCCGCTGGCCAGGTTGCCTTTCTCGAGCAGGAAATCGCCGTCCTGCGACGTAAGCTCGCCGACTCTCCGCGACACACGAGGATTCTCGAAGAGCGGATCGTCGAGTTGCAGACGAATCTGGCCGGCGTCTCCGCACAAAACGAACGACTGGCGAACACGCTCCGTGAGGCCCGCGACCAGATCGTGGCCCTCAAGGAGGAAGTCGACCGGCTCGCGCAGCCGCCGGCCGGCTTCGGTGTCTTCCTGCAGGCGAACGAGGACGGCACCGTCGACATCTTCACGGGGGGCCGCAAGCTCCGCGTGAACGTCAGCCCCAGCGTCGAACCGGAAGAGCTCCGGCGCGGCCAGGAGGTCATGCTCAACGAGGCCCTCAACGTGGTCGAGGCCATGGCGTACGAGCGGGCCGGGGACATCGTCACCCTCAAGGAGATCCTGGAGGACGGCGAGCGCGCCCTGGTGGTCGGGCACACCGACGAGGAAAGGGTGGTGAGGCTCGCCGAGCCGCTCCTGGACGTCACCATCCGCCCCGGCGACTCCCTGCTGCTCGAACCCCGCTCCGGCTACGTCTACGAGATCGTCCCGAAGAGCGAGGTCGAGGACCTCGTCCTCGAAGAGGTCCCGGACATCGACTACGACAAGATCGGCGGCCTGGGCGACCAGATCGAACTGATCCGCGACGCCGTCGAGCTCCCCTACCTCTACCCGGACCTCTTCAAGGAGCACGAACTGCGGCCCCCCAAGGGCATCCTGCTCTACGGCCCTCCCGGCTGCGGCAAGACGCTCATCGCCAAGGCCGTGGCCAACTCCCTTGCCAAGAAGGTCGCCGAGGTGACCGGCCAGCCCGCCGGGAAGTCCTACTTCCTGAACATCAAGGGCCCCGAGCTCCTCAACAAGTACGTCGGCGAGACCGAGCGGCACATCCGCCTCGTCTTCCAGCGTGCCCGGGAGAAGGCGAGCGAGGGCACCCCCGTCATCGTCTTCTTCGACGAGATGGAATCCCTCTTCCGCACCCGCGGATCCGGTGTCAGCTCGGACGTGGAGAACACCATCGTCCCCCAGCTGCTCGCCGAGATCGACGGTGTGGAGGGCCTGGAGAACGTCATCGTCATCGGCGCCTCCAACCGCGAGGACATGATCGACCCGGCCATCCTGCGCCCCGGCCGCCTCGACGTGAAGATCAAGATCGAGCGTCCCGGCGCCGAGGCCGCGAAGGACATCTTCGCGAAGTACCTCAAGGCCTCGCTGCCCCTGCACACGGACGACCTGTCCGAGCACCAGGGCTCCACGGCCGAGACCGTCCACGGCATGATCCAGACCGTCGTCGAGCAGATGTACGCCGAAACCGAGGAGAACCGCTTCCTCGAGGTCACGTACGCCAACGGCGACAAGGAAGTCCTCTACTTCAAGGACTTCAACTCGGGCGCGATGATCCAGAACATCGTGGACCGGGCCAAGAAGATGGCCATCAAGGCCTTCCTGGAACACGACCAGAAGGGCCTGCGGGTCGCCCACCTGCTCCAGGCCTGCGTGGACGAGTTCAAGGAGAACGAGGACCTGCCCAACACCACCAACCCGGACGACTGGGCCCGCATCTCCGGAAAGAAGGGCGAGCGGATCGTATTCATCCGCACGCTCGTCACCGGAAAGCAGGGTGCGGACACCGGGCGCTCCATCGACACGGTGGCGAACACCGGCCAGTACCTCTGA
- a CDS encoding site-2 protease family protein, whose protein sequence is MKSPAREGDSEVGAAATRTASASAAPGTAPELVVMHETLRPAADSTRIPSTPSPLALHDRSTTPRPGATTTPPDTPDSTPPAPSPGGPPERRTVVADTDETGERRGRRSGPGGGILMGRPFGVPVYVSPSWFLVAALITWVFGDQLDRILPDLGPVRYLVSLFFAIAFYASVLVHELAHTVAALRFKLPVRRIQLQFFGGVSEIEKESETPGREFVLAFVGPLLSLVLAGVFYLGMKAVDPASVPGVLLAGLMISNLLVAAFNLLPGLPLDGGRMLRAVIWGITGKPMAGTVAAAWIGRGLAVAVLLGLPLLTQTGVVGNRPESIGGMDTVMDALLAAILAAIIWTGAGNSLRLARLREHLPALRARTLTRRAIPVENATPLSEALRRANEAGARALVVVDGHGDPLAIVRESAIASVPEHRRPWIAVSTLAQDLTDGMKVSADLTGEELLEHLRATPASEYLVLEPGGEIYGVLSTLDVEKAFVKAMARPQS, encoded by the coding sequence ATGAAATCGCCGGCCCGCGAAGGGGACAGCGAGGTGGGCGCCGCGGCCACCCGCACCGCGTCGGCATCGGCTGCGCCTGGCACGGCACCGGAGCTCGTCGTCATGCACGAAACCCTACGACCCGCCGCCGACAGCACGCGCATACCATCGACGCCAAGCCCCCTCGCACTGCATGATCGGAGCACCACCCCGCGCCCCGGCGCGACCACCACCCCACCGGACACACCGGACAGCACGCCCCCCGCACCCAGCCCGGGGGGACCCCCTGAACGAAGGACAGTCGTGGCAGACACCGACGAAACCGGCGAGCGCCGAGGCCGGCGCTCCGGACCGGGCGGCGGAATCCTCATGGGCCGCCCCTTCGGCGTACCCGTCTACGTCTCGCCCAGCTGGTTCCTCGTCGCCGCCCTCATCACCTGGGTCTTCGGCGACCAGCTCGACCGGATCCTGCCCGACCTCGGCCCCGTCCGCTACCTCGTCTCGCTCTTCTTCGCCATCGCCTTCTACGCCTCCGTCCTGGTCCACGAACTCGCGCACACCGTCGCCGCCCTGCGCTTCAAACTTCCCGTGCGCCGCATCCAGCTCCAGTTCTTCGGCGGAGTCTCCGAGATCGAGAAGGAGTCCGAGACCCCCGGCCGCGAATTCGTCCTCGCCTTCGTCGGCCCGCTGCTCTCGCTCGTCCTCGCCGGCGTCTTCTACCTCGGCATGAAGGCCGTCGACCCGGCCAGCGTCCCCGGCGTCCTCCTCGCCGGACTGATGATCTCCAACCTGCTCGTCGCCGCCTTCAACCTGCTCCCCGGCCTCCCCCTCGACGGCGGCCGCATGCTGCGCGCCGTCATCTGGGGCATCACCGGCAAGCCCATGGCCGGCACCGTCGCCGCCGCCTGGATCGGCCGCGGCCTCGCCGTCGCCGTCCTCCTCGGCCTCCCCCTCCTCACCCAGACCGGCGTCGTCGGCAACCGCCCCGAGTCCATCGGCGGCATGGACACCGTGATGGACGCCCTGCTCGCCGCCATCCTCGCCGCCATCATCTGGACCGGAGCCGGCAACAGCCTGCGCCTGGCCCGGCTGCGCGAACACCTCCCCGCCCTGCGCGCCCGCACCCTCACCCGCCGCGCCATCCCCGTCGAGAACGCCACCCCCCTCTCCGAGGCCCTCCGCCGCGCCAACGAGGCCGGGGCCCGCGCCCTCGTCGTCGTCGACGGACACGGCGACCCCCTCGCCATCGTCCGCGAGAGCGCCATCGCCTCCGTCCCCGAGCACCGCCGCCCCTGGATCGCGGTCAGCACCCTCGCCCAGGACCTCACCGACGGCATGAAGGTCTCCGCCGACCTCACCGGCGAGGAACTCCTCGAACACCTCCGCGCCACCCCCGCCAGCGAGTACCTCGTCCTGGAACCCGGCGGCGAGATCTACGGCGTCCTGTCCACCCTCGACGTCGAGAAGGCCTTCGTGAAGGCCATGGCGCGGCCCCAGTCCTGA
- a CDS encoding ubiquitin-like protein Pup yields MATKDTGGGQQKATRSTEEVEEAAVEESTDLKERQEKLSDDVDSVLDEIDDVLEENAEDFVRSFVQKGGQ; encoded by the coding sequence ATGGCGACCAAGGACACCGGCGGCGGACAGCAGAAGGCGACGCGCTCGACCGAGGAGGTCGAGGAGGCGGCGGTCGAGGAATCGACCGACCTCAAGGAGCGCCAGGAGAAGCTCTCCGACGACGTCGACTCCGTACTCGACGAAATTGACGACGTCCTTGAGGAAAACGCCGAGGACTTCGTTCGAAGCTTCGTGCAAAAGGGCGGTCAGTAG